TCCCGGGCCCGGCCCAGGGCCATGAAAGCGACCAGGCGGCTACGGCGGGCTTCGAGGCGGCGGGTCTCCCAGCGGGCGGCCTCCACCGTGCGGTCGGGAAGATCGGCGAGCACCGGTCCGCGCCACAGCGCCAGCGCCTCGTCCAGCACGTCGACCGCCCGGCCCGGATCGCCTCCGGCCAGCGCCCGGGCCCCCTGCTCCGCGAGCCGAGCGAAGTGGTGCAGGTCCACGTCGCCGGCATCGACACGCAGCCGGTAGCCGCCTTGCGCGGACACCACTTCCGCGTGCCCCAGTGCGCGGCGGGCCCGCCCGACGAGTGCCTGCAGGGCGCCCGCGGCGTCGGCCGGTGAATCGCCGTCCCACACCTCGTCGACGAGCAACTCGACCGGCACGGTGCGCCCGGCGCGCAGCGCCAGCACGGTCACGAGGGCGCGCAGCCTCGCCCCTCCGAGCGCGGCGGGGGTGCCGTCGTCCTGGATGGCCTGTGTGGTGCCGAGTACCCGATATCGCACGGGCCCATTGTCATCGATCACCGCAAGGACCGACGATGACGCCGATCCACCCGGAGAAGCTACGCTCGCCCCACTCCCTTCCCCCCAGCTCCAGGAGTCCGCCACATGGCCACCGCCGCGACCCGCAGCAGCGATCGCCGTATCTCGCCCGTCTTCCTCGGAATCACCGCGATCATGGCGGTCACCGGATGGGCCGTGTGGACCGGCTTCGCACCCAACGCCGGGCTCGCGGTGTTCCTCTTCGTGACCTCGGCGTGGATCGTCTCGCTGTGCCTGCACGAGTACGCGCACGCCCGCACGGCGCTGCACAGCGGCGATCTCACCATCGAGGCCAAGGGCTATCTGACGCTCGACCCGCTCAAGTACACGCACGCCCTGCTGAGCATCGTGCTCCCGGTGATCTTCGTGATCATGGGCGGGATCGGCCTGCCGGGCGGCGCGGTGTTCATCGAGCGGCACCGCATCCGGGGCCGCTGGAGGCACAGCCTGATCTCGGCGGCGGGACCGCTGACGAACATCCTGTTCGCCGTCGTGTGCACGGCACCGTTCTGGCTGGGCGCACTCGACGGGGTGCCGATGGCGTTCCGCTTCGCGCTGGGCTTCCTCGCGCTGCTCCAGGTGACCGCGGCGATCCTGAACTTCCTGCCGGTCCCGGGGCTCGACGGCTACGGGGTGATCGAGCCCTGGCTGCCGCACGGCGTCCGGCGCCAGGTGGAGCCGTTCGCCCCGTTCGGTCTGCTGGCGGTGTTCGGCGTCCTCTTCATCCCGGCGGTGAACGAGGCCTTCTTCGACGCGATCTACACGGTGCTGCGCGCTCTCGGGGTGTCCGATGTGGAGTCGTACTGCGGGCGGGACCTCTACCGCTTCTGGACCGAGCGGAACCCGGTCTGCGAGACGCTCACCGGCGGGTGAGGCCTCAGTCGGCCTTCGCGCGGCGGAAGTAGTAGATCGCCATGTTCGAGGACACACCGGCCATCAGCACCCAGACGATCCCCAGCCAGCTGCCCCGGAAGAAGGCCACCACGGCGGCGGTGGTGGCGAGCAGGCAGATGACGAGGGCGTAGAGGGCGAGGCGGGGCATGGGGGTGGGCTCCTGTCCGGTGGTATGTCTCCGGTCCAGTGTCCCCCATGCCCGCTGGGCGCCGGACCTCGGTCAGACGTCGGTCACCCGCAGGCCCGCGTGGGCCTTGTAGCGGCGGTTCACGGAGATCAGGTTGGCGACAAGCGACTCGACCTGGTGCGCGTTGCGCAGCCGCCCGGCGAAGACGCCCCGCATTCCGGGGACTCGGGCCGCGAGGGCCTGCACCAGGTCGGTGTCGGCACGCGACTCGCCCAGCACCATCACATCGGTGTCGATCTCCTCGATCGACTCGTCCTGGAGCAGCACGGCGGACAGGTGGTGGAACGCGGCCGTGACCCGGGAGTCGGGCAGCAGGGCTGCGGCCTGCTCGGCGGCGCTGCCTTCCTCGGGCTTCAGCGCGTAGGCGCCCCTCTTGTCGAAGCCGAGCGGGTTCACACAGTCGATGACCAGCTTTCCGGCCAGTACCTCGCGCAGCGACTCCAGGGTCTTGGCGTGACCGTCCCACGGCACGGCCACGATCACCACGTCGCTGCGCCGCGCGCACTCGGCGTTGTCCGCGCCCTCGATGCCGAGGCCGAGTTCGGCGGCGGCGTTCTCGGCGCGCTCGGCCGCCCTGGAGCCGATGATCACCTTCTGCCCGACACGGGCCAGCCGGTAGGCGAGCCCGCGGCCCTGGTCGCCGGTGCCGCCGAGGACACCGACGACCAGACCGGAGACGTCGGGGAGCTCCCAGGGGCCCTTCGAGGCAGGCTTGGGGGCGGCGGCGTTGTCTTGAGAAGTCATGTGCAGACCTTACGGGTACGTCTTTCGCGTACGTCCCGCGCCGGGGCGGTCCTTGCGGCAGGATGCCAGGGCATGGACGCCGTACGTGTCGCGCTGCTGCGGGAGGTGCTCGCCGGGACCGCCTGGCCCGCCGAGGCCCGGCGGTTCGCGGGTGTGCTGCGCTCGTCGGTCGTACCGCACGGCGGCGGGCTGCTGCTGGTGGGGACGGCGGAGTACGAGCCCTGGCACCTGGCGGCCCATCTCGTCGACGAGGCTGCCTGGTCGGGCCAGCCCGCGCTGGCCCCGACGCTGGTGCGGCACCGGGTCCGGGCGGGTGATCCGGCGCATCTGGCCGTGGGGCTGGCCCGGGTGGACGCGGCGGGGCGGGGCGAGACGGTGTTGCTGGTCGCTCCGCAGCGACCGGACGCGACACTGCTCGAACGGGTGCACGACGCGCGCCGCGCCGGGGCGACGGTGCTATCCCTGGACGCCGGTGATCCGGAGGTGCGGGGACTCGCGCACGAGGCGCTGACGGTGCCCCGGTCCGCGGAAGTGGACCTGGACACCGTCCAGCACCTGATCAGCGCGGCCACCGGCGAGAACGGCGCCCCACCCGGTGACCGTCGCCGTGGGGGCCTGCGGGCCCGCCTGTCCCGCGTCGCCGACCACCTGACCGCCCCACCGCCCCCGCGCTGGTAGCCGTCCGGCGAGGTCGGGGCCGTTCAGGGGCACATGCGACCGTGGGCCGGCCCCGGGCAGGGGGCTACTCGGGGGCGTCCTCACCTCGGGGGGCGTCGTGCCAGCGGGGGTCGTTCTCCCACTGGAGGTTCTTCTCGCGGGCCGTCTCCATCGCGTGCTCCGCCTCCGTCCGCGTCGGATACGGCCCGAAGCGGTCCTTCGCCGGGCATTCCGGCCCCTCCTCGACCTTCTTGTGCTCCAGGCAGTAGTACCACTCGCCCGGCTTGCCCACCGTGCGCTTCTTGAACAGGGCCATCCTCGGCTCCTTCCTCTGTCGCCATGCTGCCTGCCCCGCTGGGCGCTCGCTACGCCGGAGGGCGCTTGCCGACCCCCCGGATAGACTCGCTGGCATGTCTGGCCAGTCGCTGCTCGTACCAGGGGAGCTCTCTCCCACCCGTTCCGTCCCCGGAAACATCCGGCGTCCCGAGTACGTCGGGAAGCCCATGCCGACGCCGTACAAGGGCGCGGAGGTCCAGGACGCCGAAACGATCGAGCGCATGCGCGTCGCGGGCCGCATCGCCGCGCAGGCGATGGAGGAGGCCGCGAAGCTCATCGCGCCCGGAGTGACCACGGACGAACTGGACCGGGTCGCACACGAGTTCATGTGCGACCACGGCGCCTACCCGTCCACGCTGGGCTACCGCGGCTTCCCGAAGTCCCTGTGCTCATCACTCAACGAGGTCATCTGCCACGGCATCCCGGACTCGACGGTGCTGCGGGACGGCGACATCGTGAACCTGGACGTCACCGCGTACATCGGAGGGGTGCACGGCGACAACAACGCCACCTACCTCTGCGGCGATGTCGACGAGGAGTCGAAGCTGCTGGTCGAGCGCACCAGGGAGGCGCTGAGCCGGGCGATCAAGGCGGTCCGCCCGGGGCGTCAGGTCAACGTCATCGGACGGGTCATCGAGTCGTACGCGAAGCGGTTCGGCTACGGCGTGGTCCGCGACTTCACCGGACACGGGATCAATTCCTCGTTCCACTCCGGGCTGATCATCCCGCACTACGACAGCCCGCACGCGACGACCGTCATGCAGCCGGGGATGACCTTCACCATCGAACCCATGCTGACCCTGGGCACACATGAGTACGACATGTGGGACGACGGGTGGACCGTGGTGACGAAGGACCGCAAGCGGACCGCGCAGTTCGAGCACACCCTGGTGGTGACCGGAACGGGTGCCGAGATCCTGACGTTGCCCTGAGGCGGAAGTGGGGTAGGAATTTACCGACAGGTCGTCGGGAACCAGTTGACTTAGGTATACCTAAGCAGGAGCATCCTAGCTGGTACTCGTCCCCATCGGTCCACGCCACCGGAGGTCCGCATTGGACACGCTGGACACGCCCACGCCGTTCTCCACGATCATCCGTGTCGCCTCTCACGAGCAGCACACGGAGGCGGAGACCTCCACGTTCATGAGCGACCTGCTCGGCGGGCGACTGGGGGTGGAGGCGTTCGCGCGTTACACGGAGCAGCTGTGGTTCGTGTACGCGGCACTCGAAGGCGCGGCCGAGTCGCTCAGGGCGGACCCGGTGGCCGGCCCGTTCATACAGCCGGAGCTTTTCCGTACGGCGGAGCTGGAGCGGGACTTGACGCATCTGCGCGGACCCGGCTGGCGGGCCGGGCTGCGGGCGCTGCCCACGACGGCGGCGTACGCGGCGCGGATCGAGGAATGCGCCCGTGGCTGGCCGGCGGGTTATGTGGCCCACCACTACACCCGCTACCTCGGCGACCTGTCCGGCGGTCAGATCATCCGCGACAAGGCCGAGCGGACCTGGGGATTCGAACGCAAGGGCGACGGCGTCCGGTTCTACGTGTTCGAGGAGATCACCAACCCCGCGGCGTTCAAGCGGGGTTACCGCGAGCTGCTGGACCGGGTCGACGCGGACGACTTGGAGAAGCAGCGGATCGTGGACGAGTGCAAGCGGGCCTTCGACTTCAACGGAGCGGTGTTCCGGGAGCTGGAGGGGGAGTTTCCGCTGAGCGCATGACGGCGTGCGGCAGCCGGAGACGTTCGGTGCGCCGCAGGGGCTCTATCCGGGTGGCGGTGAGACGCGGTGCGGCGGCGTCCCTCGCGTAGGGCCCCGCCGCCCCGGGCTCGCCGGCGCCCCCCGTACGGCCGGGCCCGGCCGTACGGGGGGCCATCCGCACCCGGCCTCCGATCTCCACGATGCCGTCGGGACCCGGGGCGGTCAGGATCTGCGAGCCCCGGCCCTGGGTGATGTTCAGGGCTCGGCCGAGCCGAGCGGTCAGCAGTAGCGCCGCCGCTCCGGTCGCCTCGTCCTCGGCGATTCCGTCACCGCGCCGGGGGAAGGCCCTGGCCCGTACCCGCCCGGCCGCCTCGTCCTCCCACGCCCAGGCGTACAGCCAGCCATCGCCCGGTGGCGGAGTGGGCAGCGCGTCGATCTCGGCGGCCGAGCCGTACTGCTCGATGAGACGAGGCGGTGCCCACTCGGCGCGGGCACTGATCCAGGTGAACTCCCCGTCGTCACGCGCCCAGACCTCCCCCGCGGGGGGCTGCACCGTCTCCAGGTCCAGCAGCCAGGCGACCCCGACCAGCGGGTGTCCGGCGAACGGCAACCGCACGCCCGGGGTGTAGATGTCGACGATGCCGCGTTCCGGGTCGTCGATGAACACGGTCTCACTGAAGCCCAGCTCGGCGGCGAGCGCCTGCCTCGACTCCCGGTCGGGCCAGCGACGCGGGTCGCGTACGACTCCGAGAGCGTTACCGAACCGGCCGTCGCCGGCGCAGAAGACCTGGAGCACGTCGAGTTCGTTCACTCCGGCATTGAAGCACTCGGGCGTACGTGAGCGCCGCCCTCGACCGAAACGGCCGGAGCGGCGGGCGACACGGTCGTGGTGGCGCCGCACGACCTGGGCCGTGCAGCCGCGTACGCGTACCGGGCGGTGGTGCGCGACGGTGGGAAGGTCACGGCCGTCGGGCCGCCGGAACGGGTGCTGTCGGCGCGGATCGTCGGGGAGGTCTACCGGCAGCCGCTGGACGTACTGCGCCGCCCCTCGACAGGGGGCCCGGCCATCGCGCCCAAAAAGGGACACTTGACCTGCGCTTGACCTCTACTGGGGGCAGACATGACCCATCCGTGATCGGACCGTTCCCAGGCGCTTCCCATGAGAGACGAATCACTGGACGGAAGGGCTTACGTCAGGTAAGCCTCGGTTAAGTTAGGTCCGCCTCACTGCCGTGGGACTCCCGTTCCGCGGCTGCTGTCCGTTCACTCGTGGAGCCCGTATGCGACCCGTCCGTCTCTCAGTCGTCACCGCCGTGACCGCCGTGACCGCACTCACCGCCGTCACCGGCTGCGCCGAGAAGGGCGACGCGAAGGGCGGCCACGGCGCCGTCAGCGTCACCGCGAAGGACGACGCCTGCGAGGTGTCCGCGAAGGAGTTCCCGGCCGGGCACGTCCAGCTGGACATCGAGAACAAGGGCACCAAGGTCACCGAGGTCTACATCCTCTTCCCGGACGACCGCATCGTCACCGAGCGCGAGAACATCGGCCCCGGCACCAAGGCGAGCCTGACGGCCGAGGTCAAGGCCGGTGAGTACGCGATCGCCTGCAAGCCCGGTATGAAGGGCGAAGGCATCCGCCAGCAGGTCAAGGCCACCGGCGGCACTGTGGCGAAGCGCTCGCCGGAGATGGACAAGGCCGTCGCCGCCTACCGCACCTACGTCCAGCAGCAGGCCGACGAGACCCTGCCCAAGGCCAAGGTGTTCACCGACGCCGTACGCGCGGGCGACATCGAGGCGGCCAAGAGGGCCTACGCCGATTCCCGTATCGGCTGGGAGCGCACCGAGCCGGTCGCCGAGTCCTTCGGCGACATCGACCCGAAGGTCGACCTGCGTGAGGACGGCGTCGCCGATCTGGAGCCGGGTCAGACCTGGGGCGGCTGGCACCGCCTGGAGAAGGCGCTGTGGCAGGAAAAGAAGATCGGCGCCGAGGAGAAGGCCTTCGCCGACACCCTCGACAAGGACCTCGCGGACTGGGTGAAGAAGGTCGGCACCGCCGAGATCACCCCCACCTCGATGGCCAACGGCGCCAAGGAGCTGCTCGACGAGGTCGCGACCGGCAAGGTCACCGGTGAGGAGGAGCGCTACTCCCACACCGACCTGGTCGACTTCAAGGCGAACGTCGAGGGCGCGCAGAAGTCCTACGAGTTGCTGAAGCCGGTGGCGTCGAAGAACGACGCGAAGCTGGTCGCCGAGCTGGACAGGCAGTTCGCGGCGATGAACACGCTGCTCGACAAGTACCGCGCGGACGAGAACACCTATGTGTTCACCTCGTACGACAAGGTCACGGCGGCCCAGCGCAAGGAGCTGTCGGACGCCGTCAACGCGCTGGCCGAGCCGCTCTCGAAGCTCGCCGCAGCGGTCGTCAAGTAACGCACGCGAGGCCGTGAAGGGGCGAAGCAGCCATGTCCGAAACGACGAAGTCCACAGAATCCGCCGGAACCACGGGATCCGCCGGAACCACGGGATCCGCTGAATCCGCGGGAACCACCGGAGCCGGTGGCGCCACGGGCTCCACGGCTGCGGTCGGCACCGCGGTCGACGGGCCGAACACGGCGCCCTCGCGACGCTCATTGCTGGGCTGGGGCGGTGCCGGGCTCGCGCTCGGCGCCGCCGCAGCCGGCGGTGCCACCGCCCTGGCGCGCGGCGCGGACGAGCCCGTGCCTGCCGCCCTCAGCGGCGCGGCGGTGCCCTTCCACGGCACGCATCAGGCGGGGATCACGACCGCCGTGCAGGACCGGCTGCACTTCGCCGCGTTCGATGTGAAGACCACGGACCGCGCCGAGCTGATCCAGCTGCTCAAGGACTGGACCAGGGCTGCCGAGCGAATGGCTGCCGGTCGGCCGGTCGGCGATGGCGCCTACGGGGGTCTGGCCGAGGCCCCGCCGGACGACACAGGTGAGGCCCTCGGTCTGAAGCCGACCCGGCTGACCCTCACCATCGGCTTCGGACCCTCGCTCTTCGACGGCCGCTTCGGTCTGAAGGACAGCAGGCCCCCGGCGCTGATCGACCTGCCGAAGTTCGCCGGGGACAACCTTGATCCTGCCCGCAGCGGCGGTGACCTGTGCGTCCAGGCGTGCGCCGACGACCCGCAGGTGGCCGTGCACGCCATCCGCAACCTCGCCAGGATCGGCTTCGGCAAGGTCACGGTGCGCTGGTCCCAGCTCGGCTTCGGCAAGACCTCCTCCACCACCCCGGAGGAGCAGACCCCACGCAACATGATGGGCTTCAAGGACGGCACCCGGAACATCTCGGGCACCGACGAGCAGGCTCTGGACGAGCACGTGTGGGTGTCGGAGAAGGACGGTCCGGCCTGGCTGGCCGGGGGCTCCTACCTGGTCGCGCGCCGGATCCGGATGAACATCGAGACCTGGGACCGCACTTCGCTCCAGGAGCAGGAGGACATCTTCGGCCGCGACAAGGGCGAAGGCGCCCCGGTCGGCAAGGCGAAGGAGCGCGACGAGCCGTTCCTGCCCGCCATGCTGCCGACCGCGCACGTCCGGCTGGCCCATCCGGACTCCAACGGCGGGGCGAAGATGCTGCGCCGCGGCTACTCCTTCACGGACGGCACGGACGGTCTCGGCCGCTTGGACGCGGGCCTGTTCTTCCTCGCCTACCAGCGGGACGTGGCCAAGGGCTTCGTACCGGTGCAGCGCAATCTCGCGTCGGACGATCTCAACGAGTACATCCAGCACGTGGGTTCGGCGCTGTTCGCCGTCCCGCCGGGCGTCCGCGGCAAGGACGACTGGTGGGGCAGGGCACTGTTCTCGTAATCCAGGCAAAAGGCGATAAGGCGACAAGAGGGGACCCGCCGTGTTCGGCAACTATCTGATCGGTCTGCGTGAGGGGCTCGAGGCCAGCCTGGTGGTCTGCATCCTCGTCGCCTACCTGGTGAAGACGGGTCGGCGTGACGCGCTGAAGCCGATCTGGGCCGGCATCGGCGTCGCGTGCGCGCTGTCGCTGGCGTTCGGGGCGGCACTCGAATTCGGTTCGCAGGAGCTGACGTTCGAGGCGCAGGAACTGCTCGGCGGGACCCTGTCGATCGTGGCGGTCTGCCTGGTCACCTGGATGGTGTTCTGGATGCGGCGCACCGCGCGGCACCTGAGGGCGGAGCTCGGCGCCAAGCTGGACGCCGCCCTGGAGATGGGTACGGGCGCCCTGGTCGCGACGGCGTTCCTCGCCGTCGGCCGGGAGGGCCTGGAGACCGCGCTGTTCGTGTGGGCTTCGGTACGCGCCGCGGCCGACCAGGGCGGTACGTCGGCTCCGCTGACCGGGGTGCTGCTCGGAATCGCGACGGCGGTCGTGCTGGGCTGGCTGTTCTACCGTGGCGCGCTGAGAATCAATCTGGCGAAGTTCTTCACCTGGACGGGTGGAATGCTCGTCGTGGTGGCCGCGGGCGTGCTCGCGTACGGCGTCCACGACCTGCAGGAGGCCCGTTTCCTCGGCGGTCTGCCGGACAAGGCCTTCGACGTCAGCGAGACCATACCGCCGGACAGCTGGTACGGCACCCTGCTGAAGGGGGTGTTCAACTTCCAGCCCGACCCGACCGTTCTCCAGGTCACGGTGTGGGCCCTGTATCTGATCCCGGCACTCGTGCTGTTCCTCGCCCCGGTAGGGTTCGGACGGTCAGTGGGGGTCGAGAAGCAGAAGGCAACCGATGAGCAGGCCGAAGAGCAGGCTGAGCCGGACGGTGACGGGGCTCGCGGCGACGGCGGTGGCAGTGGTGCTGTCACTGACGGCGAGCGGGTGCGTGACGGTTCACGGCGAGCTGGAAGTCGTACCGGCGGCGACGACGACTGACGCCGCGGACGCACTCGCCGACTTCACCGAGGCGTACAACGCGGCGGACCGGGCCTACGATCCCGCGCTCGACGCGGCTCAGGTGACCGGCGCACTCGGTGCGATCAACCAGGCAGGCCTGAAGGCACGCAGTGTGACCAGCCCGCGTGGAAATCCCCAGCACCGGCCGCTGGAGCTCTCCGACGCCAAGTTCTACGTGCCGCAGAAGGCGGGCTGGCCGCGCTGGTTCCTGGCGGACACCGACAGCAACCGGGACGTGGACAGCGGAGACCGGGACTCCCGCTGGCTGGTGGTGTTCGTGAAGACCGGCAACGACGCGCAGTGGAAGGCCACATATCTGGCCATCCTCGGCCGTAGCGAGGTACCCCGCTTCCGCACCGACCAGGACGGCTACGCCGTGCCGGTGTCGGCCGACTCGGACGAGACTGCGGTGGCTCCGAACCGGCTGAGCAAGGACTACGCCTCGTATCTCGGCGAGGGCAAGCCCGATGTCTTCGCGGCGGGTGAGGCCACCAGCGAGTGGCGCGAGCGGCGTGAGCAGAAGTCGCGGCGGACATCCGGTCTTGTCACCGAGTTCGTCGACCAGCCGCTGAACAGCGGGCAGTTCGCACCGCTGGGACTGGTCACGAACGACGGCGGAGCTCTGGTCTTCTTCTCGATGCGCTACTACGAGCGCCAGACGGCGCCGCAGGGCTACCGGCCGAAGCCCAGCGCGGACGAGCGGGCGCTGATGACCGGCGAGATCAAGAACACGCTCACCAAGGAGTGGATGTCCAGCCAAGCGGCGAAGGTCGCTCCGCGCGGAGGCAAGGGTCCCTCGGTGGCGATACTGGGCCGGCTCCAGGGTGTGACATCGGCGAAGGGCTCGTGAGCGCGGCCTCGTAGCGCAGTCGCGGGCGCGCCCTCGTAGGCACGGGCTCACGGGCGCGGGCACGTGAGCGCGGGCCGGTGTCCCGTGGCACGCGGTGTCAGGCGCGCATACGGGACACCCACGTCAACGGCGCACCGGCCAGGCCACCGAGTGCTGGTCGTGTTCGTCCGCCTCGTCCGCGTACCGGGCGCAGGCATCGGCGAGCGCCTCCAGCAGCGTCAGCGGGTCCGGCAGCTGGTGCTCGGGGCCCCGTACCCAGTCCACGGTCAGCCCGTCGGGCAGGCGCGCGGGCGGTACGAGGACATAGCTGCCGCGGCTGTGCCAGCGCAGGCCGGGATGCTCGTCCATGGTCTCCGGATGGCAGTCGAGCGCGCAGGGCCACCACTCGTCCTCGTCCTCCGGGGTGCCGCGGGTGGCGGTGAAGAACAGCATCCGCCCCTCGCCGGACTCGGCCACCGGGCCGACCTCGGTACCTTCCCCGAGCAGCCGCTCCAGGGCGGCC
This DNA window, taken from Streptomyces sp. SCSIO 30461, encodes the following:
- a CDS encoding site-2 protease family protein; this encodes MATAATRSSDRRISPVFLGITAIMAVTGWAVWTGFAPNAGLAVFLFVTSAWIVSLCLHEYAHARTALHSGDLTIEAKGYLTLDPLKYTHALLSIVLPVIFVIMGGIGLPGGAVFIERHRIRGRWRHSLISAAGPLTNILFAVVCTAPFWLGALDGVPMAFRFALGFLALLQVTAAILNFLPVPGLDGYGVIEPWLPHGVRRQVEPFAPFGLLAVFGVLFIPAVNEAFFDAIYTVLRALGVSDVESYCGRDLYRFWTERNPVCETLTGG
- the npdG gene encoding NADPH-dependent F420 reductase, with product MTSQDNAAAPKPASKGPWELPDVSGLVVGVLGGTGDQGRGLAYRLARVGQKVIIGSRAAERAENAAAELGLGIEGADNAECARRSDVVIVAVPWDGHAKTLESLREVLAGKLVIDCVNPLGFDKRGAYALKPEEGSAAEQAAALLPDSRVTAAFHHLSAVLLQDESIEEIDTDVMVLGESRADTDLVQALAARVPGMRGVFAGRLRNAHQVESLVANLISVNRRYKAHAGLRVTDV
- the map gene encoding type I methionyl aminopeptidase encodes the protein MSGQSLLVPGELSPTRSVPGNIRRPEYVGKPMPTPYKGAEVQDAETIERMRVAGRIAAQAMEEAAKLIAPGVTTDELDRVAHEFMCDHGAYPSTLGYRGFPKSLCSSLNEVICHGIPDSTVLRDGDIVNLDVTAYIGGVHGDNNATYLCGDVDEESKLLVERTREALSRAIKAVRPGRQVNVIGRVIESYAKRFGYGVVRDFTGHGINSSFHSGLIIPHYDSPHATTVMQPGMTFTIEPMLTLGTHEYDMWDDGWTVVTKDRKRTAQFEHTLVVTGTGAEILTLP
- a CDS encoding biliverdin-producing heme oxygenase codes for the protein MDTLDTPTPFSTIIRVASHEQHTEAETSTFMSDLLGGRLGVEAFARYTEQLWFVYAALEGAAESLRADPVAGPFIQPELFRTAELERDLTHLRGPGWRAGLRALPTTAAYAARIEECARGWPAGYVAHHYTRYLGDLSGGQIIRDKAERTWGFERKGDGVRFYVFEEITNPAAFKRGYRELLDRVDADDLEKQRIVDECKRAFDFNGAVFRELEGEFPLSA
- the efeO gene encoding iron uptake system protein EfeO, producing the protein MRPVRLSVVTAVTAVTALTAVTGCAEKGDAKGGHGAVSVTAKDDACEVSAKEFPAGHVQLDIENKGTKVTEVYILFPDDRIVTERENIGPGTKASLTAEVKAGEYAIACKPGMKGEGIRQQVKATGGTVAKRSPEMDKAVAAYRTYVQQQADETLPKAKVFTDAVRAGDIEAAKRAYADSRIGWERTEPVAESFGDIDPKVDLREDGVADLEPGQTWGGWHRLEKALWQEKKIGAEEKAFADTLDKDLADWVKKVGTAEITPTSMANGAKELLDEVATGKVTGEEERYSHTDLVDFKANVEGAQKSYELLKPVASKNDAKLVAELDRQFAAMNTLLDKYRADENTYVFTSYDKVTAAQRKELSDAVNALAEPLSKLAAAVVK
- the efeB gene encoding iron uptake transporter deferrochelatase/peroxidase subunit, translated to MSETTKSTESAGTTGSAGTTGSAESAGTTGAGGATGSTAAVGTAVDGPNTAPSRRSLLGWGGAGLALGAAAAGGATALARGADEPVPAALSGAAVPFHGTHQAGITTAVQDRLHFAAFDVKTTDRAELIQLLKDWTRAAERMAAGRPVGDGAYGGLAEAPPDDTGEALGLKPTRLTLTIGFGPSLFDGRFGLKDSRPPALIDLPKFAGDNLDPARSGGDLCVQACADDPQVAVHAIRNLARIGFGKVTVRWSQLGFGKTSSTTPEEQTPRNMMGFKDGTRNISGTDEQALDEHVWVSEKDGPAWLAGGSYLVARRIRMNIETWDRTSLQEQEDIFGRDKGEGAPVGKAKERDEPFLPAMLPTAHVRLAHPDSNGGAKMLRRGYSFTDGTDGLGRLDAGLFFLAYQRDVAKGFVPVQRNLASDDLNEYIQHVGSALFAVPPGVRGKDDWWGRALFS
- the efeU gene encoding iron uptake transporter permease EfeU, which produces MFGNYLIGLREGLEASLVVCILVAYLVKTGRRDALKPIWAGIGVACALSLAFGAALEFGSQELTFEAQELLGGTLSIVAVCLVTWMVFWMRRTARHLRAELGAKLDAALEMGTGALVATAFLAVGREGLETALFVWASVRAAADQGGTSAPLTGVLLGIATAVVLGWLFYRGALRINLAKFFTWTGGMLVVVAAGVLAYGVHDLQEARFLGGLPDKAFDVSETIPPDSWYGTLLKGVFNFQPDPTVLQVTVWALYLIPALVLFLAPVGFGRSVGVEKQKATDEQAEEQAEPDGDGARGDGGGSGAVTDGERVRDGSRRAGSRTGGDDD